From a region of the Myxococcaceae bacterium JPH2 genome:
- a CDS encoding SMI1/KNR4 family protein: protein MSDLLSEVSRSHFPNPPATPEHIAEFEARVGWRLDPDMRAFYLHCDGAKLFDTTDSDYHFLPLAMIRRARVVMSQSDSDKAGPVSWYVACALQDSNYIIVDVGQQQSGRYPIIDGYREGFPDPYYCAQIAPSFSDFLERALHSEGRWFWLRDQ, encoded by the coding sequence ATGAGCGACTTGCTGTCCGAGGTGTCGCGGAGCCATTTCCCGAATCCGCCGGCCACACCGGAGCATATTGCCGAGTTCGAGGCTCGCGTGGGCTGGCGCCTCGATCCGGACATGCGCGCGTTCTATCTGCACTGCGATGGCGCGAAGCTGTTCGACACCACCGACTCGGACTACCACTTCCTGCCGCTCGCCATGATTCGGCGTGCGCGGGTCGTCATGAGTCAGAGCGATAGTGACAAGGCGGGCCCCGTGTCGTGGTACGTCGCATGTGCGCTCCAGGACAGCAACTACATCATCGTGGACGTGGGGCAGCAGCAGTCCGGCCGGTATCCCATCATCGATGGTTACCGCGAGGGGTTCCCTGACCCGTACTACTGCGCCCAGATTGCGCCCTCGTTCTCGGACTTCCTCGAGCGCGCACTCCACTCCGAGGGGCGCTGGTTCTGGCTCCGCGATCAGTAA